The genomic stretch GATCTGAATGGGATTGTCGAGACTCTAGATTGCCTCCATCTCTTATCTCATCACATTCTCATCAATGCAAATGAAGAATTAAGCCAATTCAACTCATTTTCACGATGGCTTCGCCACGAGATCGAAATGCAGAGCGCAGAACCCATGTCCCAGACGCTGGAAGAGCTACAGGAAAAAACGGACATGGTTGAATATCCACAGACTCTGAAGTATATCAGAGGCGCGTTAACCAAGAGCAAACTGCGAAACTTCATTCAGCAACTGCCCCTGATCGGGTTTGCAAGGCCGGCCCCCAGCACTTCAGACAAGTGGGCACCAACCGAACACGATGGGTCATTCTATGACACGTTTAAGAAATTGCTGGAGCAGAGCAACCAAGCCTCCGATGCTGATGCTCCAGCTGAACTACCGAAGATGAATGACCTAACAAAGCGTCTCGGGCTACAGTTCGAAAAGGTCTTTGGGCAGATCGCTTTGACACAGCGTAGAGGTATCCTTCATAGGTCTCCACTTGCCCTTCACCCAGATTGTGACAAAGATATCGTTGATCTTGTCATGCGCTACGAGGTACCACGCCCCTGATAAGCGTAGGCGAGAAATAGTGCTCACCATAACCCTAGGATGTTGGAGAACAAAGATTGTGTGTGATATATGCGGCTACTAGATCCATTCGTTCGAAACATATACGTACGTATAACTCCATTTGTCTATGCCTTTGCTTTCTAACCTCTTACCCACGACTTCCAGTGTATATATACCGCACGGTTCTGGACTGCGAGAATGGGGTCAGCTCTACCCGAACGACAGGTATAGGAGCTATCGATTTACAGGAGGGGGAAATACGCCAAATACAGTTcgtggaggatgataccATTATGATACTCTGGTCTAATAATGGTATATTACGCTTGATATACACTTCGTGAAGGTTATATGTTAACGATGATTTGCAGAAGGGGCCTCTTACCTTCTTAACTTCCCCTTTCAGCCGGCACCGACTAGCGAAAGTCCTCCTTTCGTCAGCTTCGAGGACTATGATAGCTATATAACATCATCTACGCCCGCTGCACCCACTGTGACGCTTGATGTATTGGCTCAAGAATCCGAATCTACGCAGTGGATTAAACATGCCTTTACGATACCTGGGCCCAAACTCAAACCCACGAGAATATACGTCAATGGCCGACACGATCGTCGAGCGATCTGTGTCTTGTATGGCGACGGTCTGCGTTATGAGGTATTAGATTTAGACGCGGAgatggaagacgaagaggaggaagacgaagaaccagaagaggaCAGCGAATAGAGGCCGGGGGGTAAGTACAATGCTTAGTTCATCTGGTTGTTCCTGACGGAGGGAAACTAAGGCTAGCAAGGTGAGGTTGGCTCTCACCAGCAAATTAGCGTGTTGATGAGCAACTCTAGGTTCCACCATCGGCAGGGACAAAGCCCGCTCCAGGCAGGGATGTGCCTCTGTTTTGCGTTTGTTTATTGATATGTTGGTTGTGACTGGCTGTCGGGCTTTTTGTTCAATGATTGTAATGAGCCCCTGACATCTCATGTTTGAATGAGCTCTTCACAGACCATTGTTCTTTAAACCATACTTGGGACTATCCTGGgaatataatttatttatttatttatattttaGTTTCTACGGTTCCAAAAATTAATAGATTTGTGCGATGGGGTTGACACCCTGACTATCATTTAAACAAGGGCGTGGTCGCCGGGGCCACACAAGTGGGTAGGGTGGAAGTGCTTCAAGAAgcaaaatcaaaacaagcaaaaaaccaatggagggggaaaaatttgggggaaggaaaagaaggaaccagaagaaaaacaagggaGGGGCAATACCTCAGGCAACAATGGAACTGGTGACGAAAGTATGTGGTCGGTCTTCTAAAGTAAAAAAACGATTATGCATTACCACCACACCACTGCCTTCTCCAAACTCCCTTACAGCTGTAAGAAGAGGGGTAACCTGCAATAAAATAGACAATATAATAGATAGAATAATAAGATAGAATAGGGAAGCCAACGATTTTATCCTGATAGGGCCATTGCTCTTGGTTTTCATTCGAGGATTGACGGTGCCCTTTCAGCCTGGTGAGGGGTCACGTGCCATGACTAAACCAACGGCCGCGGTCCAATCAGCAGGCGAAGCTTGGGGGCTCCGCCGAGCGCTGACTGGTTGTTTTCTGCCCATCGTCGCTCTCATTCCTCATTGCGGATCAAAAGTTGAAGGGACACACTATTATTCTCCCTCGCtctcgctttctctctccccttctctttctctcttttgattAAACGTTTTCTATCGGAACTTAAAAAAAGGTTTTTGGGAACCAGTTAAtcacctctctctctcctcctgTCTCTCTGAAACATAGACCTCGGAGTGCGGTTTTTTCCCCCATTCTCCTGGCTCTTCGGCGTGCACCACAAGCCGTCTTTTCCTCCCTCTTGTCCTACTTGCCGGAAGAACTGGTGCATGCCTCGTCATATATCCACAAAAACAACAGGATTTCTTTCAGTCTCCTCGTCCACGCTACCACTCCTTTGTCGTGGGCAATTTCATAATTAACTTGTTGCCTATCAAAATTTAATCAAGCCAGaggagcttcttttcttttatttcttgccttttctttttcttttctttcccgtGGCCAGTGTCCCACTTCCGACAACATGAATGTCACTCAGGTATTGGAGGGCACTCTGTCGCCAGGTAAGATTATTCTTCTATCCTCTGTATT from Aspergillus oryzae RIB40 DNA, chromosome 1 encodes the following:
- a CDS encoding uncharacterized protein (predicted protein), translating into MQSAEPMSQTLEELQEKTDMVEYPQTLKYIRGALTKSKLRNFIQQLPLIGFARPAPSTSDKWAPTEHDGSFYDTFKKLLEQSNQASDADAPAELPKMNDLTKRLGLQFEKVFGQIALTQRRGLHLPFTQIVTKISLILSCATRYHAPDKRRREIVLTITLGCWRTKIIHSFETYTYV